The Agrobacterium cucumeris genome has a segment encoding these proteins:
- a CDS encoding ABC transporter ATP-binding protein: MNETLLSVDGLSKTYRTGARTVTALSDISFSLKRGETLGLAGPSGCGKSTLARILMRLIPADEGTVRFENRNWLSLGGSALRTARQQMQMVFQDTHGAFNPRATVEDAIGEPLRIHRIVQRRERPAEIRRLLERVGLPAAYAGRSVFELSGGQRQRVAIARAITLKPSLLIMDEAVSALDVSVRRQILELLVEIQRETAISCIFVSHDLAVIRAVCHRVAIMETGRIVEIGGTGAIISAPQSSIARSLIDAAPRLITTMQG, from the coding sequence ATGAATGAAACCCTTCTGAGCGTGGACGGCCTTTCCAAGACCTACCGCACCGGCGCAAGAACGGTGACGGCGCTCTCCGATATCTCGTTTTCGCTCAAGCGCGGCGAGACGCTGGGCCTTGCCGGCCCATCCGGCTGCGGGAAATCGACACTGGCGCGCATCCTCATGCGGCTGATCCCCGCCGACGAAGGCACGGTCCGTTTCGAAAACCGCAACTGGCTCTCGCTTGGCGGCAGCGCATTGCGCACCGCCCGGCAGCAGATGCAGATGGTGTTTCAGGATACGCATGGCGCCTTCAACCCACGCGCCACCGTCGAGGACGCCATAGGCGAGCCGCTGCGCATTCACCGCATCGTTCAGAGACGCGAGCGCCCGGCGGAGATACGCCGCCTTCTCGAGCGTGTCGGCCTGCCTGCCGCCTATGCCGGTCGCTCCGTCTTCGAACTTTCGGGCGGGCAGAGGCAGCGTGTGGCGATCGCCCGCGCCATTACCCTCAAGCCGTCGCTTCTCATCATGGACGAAGCGGTCTCGGCGCTCGATGTTTCGGTTCGCCGGCAGATTCTCGAACTTTTGGTGGAAATCCAGCGGGAAACAGCGATTTCCTGTATTTTCGTTTCCCACGATCTCGCCGTCATCCGCGCCGTCTGCCACCGTGTCGCGATCATGGAGACGGGTCGGATTGTTGAAATTGGCGGGACCGGAGCGATCATTTCCGCGCCGCAATCCTCAATCGCCAGAAGCCTGATTGACGCCGCGCCGCGGCTCATCACCACCATGCAAGGATAA
- a CDS encoding pyridoxal-phosphate-dependent aminotransferase family protein → MPAPDYALLLDPPAFPAERYAVLADRLAALMGTKNDVLLIQAEAVLALEAAATSLARPGLRALNIVTSPYGAWFGGWLERGGATVRNLTASPAKPVTLAEVERALDDGPGFDLLAIVHAESASGILNPLPAIAALAQERGVITLVDAVASIGGHAFEVDRLGVDIAVIGPQKALAGPTGISAISVSPKAWQLLSHDRAPTNSMLSLLDQKQLWLDAGRGALPGTPAPLEFYALEAALDRIEAEGLPAANERHERAAAATRHGIRALGIANWVEDPHSSALVSTAILPDTIETGAFLAAISREHGADISAGVGPGAERLIRLNHTGRRAHPQAVKANIAAVSSALKNLGHATDTDSALEAAEKSYSEAVSKEV, encoded by the coding sequence ATGCCCGCCCCGGATTATGCATTGCTCCTCGACCCGCCCGCTTTCCCCGCCGAGCGTTACGCCGTGCTGGCCGACCGGCTGGCGGCCCTGATGGGCACAAAAAACGACGTGCTGCTGATACAGGCGGAAGCCGTGCTGGCGTTGGAGGCCGCGGCGACAAGCCTCGCGCGGCCGGGGCTGAGGGCGCTCAACATCGTCACCAGCCCCTATGGCGCATGGTTCGGCGGCTGGCTGGAACGGGGCGGCGCGACAGTGCGCAACCTGACGGCCAGCCCGGCAAAGCCGGTGACGCTCGCCGAGGTGGAACGGGCTCTGGATGACGGGCCGGGCTTCGATCTTCTCGCCATCGTGCATGCGGAATCGGCAAGCGGCATTCTCAACCCCCTGCCCGCCATTGCCGCGCTGGCGCAAGAAAGAGGCGTTATCACCCTGGTAGATGCCGTCGCCTCGATTGGCGGCCATGCCTTCGAGGTCGACAGACTGGGCGTCGATATCGCCGTCATCGGGCCGCAGAAGGCGCTGGCCGGCCCGACCGGCATATCGGCCATTTCGGTCAGCCCAAAAGCATGGCAGCTGCTTTCGCACGACAGGGCACCCACCAATTCCATGCTCTCGCTTCTCGACCAGAAGCAGCTCTGGCTGGATGCCGGCCGTGGCGCGCTGCCCGGAACGCCGGCCCCGCTGGAGTTTTACGCGCTGGAGGCCGCACTCGACAGGATCGAGGCGGAGGGTCTGCCAGCCGCCAATGAGCGCCACGAGCGGGCGGCGGCGGCCACCCGTCATGGCATCAGGGCACTCGGCATCGCCAACTGGGTGGAAGACCCGCATTCCTCAGCCCTCGTTTCCACGGCGATCCTGCCGGATACTATCGAAACCGGAGCGTTTCTCGCCGCTATATCCAGAGAGCATGGCGCGGATATTTCCGCCGGCGTCGGCCCCGGCGCGGAACGGCTGATAAGGCTCAACCACACCGGCCGGCGCGCGCATCCGCAGGCGGTGAAAGCCAATATCGCGGCCGTCTCAAGCGCCCTGAAAAACCTCGGCCATGCCACCGATACCGATTCCGCGCTGGAAGCAGCCGAAAAGAGCTATTCCGAGGCGGTTTCGAAAGAGGTTTGA
- a CDS encoding helix-turn-helix domain-containing protein has protein sequence MPSGNEKNSANRDLLLLRRLLRARDHMDAAPHEAWPVSRLAKVSGASQAHFARSFRDAFGIPPHRYLLTRRVERAVALLRDTDLPVIDIALQTGWNSIGTFGRVFRDVTGENPSEVRRQMRLSPADLEQVPHCFVSAAHRPHLTIAVSEKRRQAKGGRHGE, from the coding sequence ATGCCGTCTGGAAATGAAAAGAACTCTGCAAACAGAGACTTGTTGCTCCTGCGCCGCCTGTTGCGCGCCAGGGATCATATGGACGCGGCACCGCATGAGGCATGGCCCGTTTCACGCCTTGCAAAAGTCAGCGGCGCCTCGCAGGCGCATTTTGCAAGATCGTTTCGCGATGCCTTCGGCATACCCCCTCACCGCTATCTGCTGACCCGCCGGGTGGAGCGCGCCGTGGCGCTTCTGCGCGACACCGACCTTCCAGTCATCGACATCGCCTTGCAGACCGGCTGGAACAGCATCGGCACATTTGGCCGCGTCTTCCGCGATGTAACCGGGGAGAACCCGAGCGAAGTGCGGCGACAGATGCGGCTTTCCCCTGCCGATCTCGAGCAGGTTCCCCATTGCTTCGTCAGCGCCGCCCATCGCCCCCATCTCACAATCGCAGTTTCGGAGAAGCGCCGACAGGCGAAAGGCGGTAGGCACGGTGAGTGA
- a CDS encoding VOC family protein encodes MKNGVQVVGLYVHDQDEALQFYVEKLGFRVHTDARNGDYRWLTVQHPDQPDFQLGLFRPQAPTVDEATAQDLNEAVAKGAMPPLVLVVEDCQKAFDAMYKRGVEFTQEPITRYGSVDASFRDPSGNGWKLVQAR; translated from the coding sequence ATGAAAAATGGTGTTCAAGTCGTCGGGCTTTACGTTCATGACCAGGACGAGGCGCTGCAATTTTATGTCGAAAAACTTGGGTTTCGTGTGCATACGGACGCACGCAACGGCGATTATCGCTGGCTGACCGTGCAGCATCCGGACCAGCCGGATTTCCAGCTCGGCCTGTTTCGCCCGCAGGCCCCGACCGTTGACGAGGCGACGGCGCAGGATCTGAACGAAGCCGTGGCCAAGGGCGCCATGCCGCCTTTGGTTCTGGTGGTCGAGGATTGCCAGAAGGCCTTTGACGCCATGTACAAACGCGGTGTCGAATTCACCCAGGAACCGATCACGCGTTACGGCTCGGTGGATGCGAGTTTCCGCGACCCTTCCGGCAATGGCTGGAAGCTCGTTCAGGCCCGTTGA